In Denitratisoma sp. DHT3, one DNA window encodes the following:
- the dacB gene encoding D-alanyl-D-alanine carboxypeptidase/D-alanyl-D-alanine-endopeptidase — protein MRSLLLLGGLLLALSVRAGSLPPPVARALQQAGIPPSAVALQVEEVGDGKARLSVNAERPMNPASTMKLVTTYAALDLLGPAHVWKTELYADAPPRDGAIGNLYLKGGGDPKLTLERFWRLLRQLKARGVRAIEGDLVVDRGMFDLAGYDTGPLDDKPLRPYNVAPDALLVNFKAVQLTLVPDITAGTVAVLPEPGIDGLEIVNALTLGRGRNGCGDWKEGLRGELAAARGRYRLTLSGAYPAACGERDWLLAPLPADGYLLGLFRQLWTEMGGRLDGGLRAGPAPADAWRAASLESPSLAEVVRDINKYSNNVMARQLFLGLATENGTGSAAGRPLRAGDADLAVRAWLARKGLDFPELVLENGAGLSRRERISAAHLARLLQAAHASPLMPEFVASLPLVGIDGTLKKRMNGHDIAGHAHLKTGSLDDVKAIAGYVQDRRGRERIVVFLVNHPRAEAAQAAQDALLHWVYMGDAE, from the coding sequence ATGCGGTCGCTGCTCCTGCTGGGCGGACTGCTGCTCGCCCTCTCCGTCCGCGCCGGGTCGCTGCCGCCGCCGGTGGCGCGGGCGTTGCAGCAAGCCGGCATTCCTCCGTCCGCGGTCGCGCTCCAGGTGGAGGAGGTCGGCGACGGCAAGGCGCGGCTGAGCGTGAATGCCGAACGGCCGATGAATCCGGCCTCGACGATGAAGCTGGTGACCACCTATGCCGCCCTCGACCTGCTGGGGCCGGCCCACGTCTGGAAGACCGAGCTGTACGCCGACGCGCCGCCCCGGGACGGCGCGATCGGCAATCTCTATCTGAAGGGGGGCGGCGACCCGAAACTGACCCTGGAGCGGTTCTGGCGCCTGCTGCGGCAATTGAAGGCGCGCGGCGTGCGCGCCATCGAGGGCGATCTGGTGGTGGACCGCGGCATGTTCGACCTCGCCGGCTACGACACCGGCCCGCTCGACGACAAGCCGCTGCGTCCCTACAACGTGGCGCCCGATGCCCTGCTGGTGAATTTCAAGGCCGTGCAGCTGACCCTGGTACCGGACATTACGGCGGGCACCGTGGCGGTCCTGCCCGAGCCCGGCATCGATGGCCTGGAGATCGTCAACGCGCTGACCCTGGGGCGGGGCCGCAACGGCTGCGGCGACTGGAAGGAAGGTCTGCGCGGCGAACTCGCCGCCGCCCGGGGCCGCTATCGCCTGACCCTGAGCGGCGCCTATCCGGCCGCTTGCGGCGAGCGCGACTGGCTGTTGGCGCCGCTGCCGGCGGACGGCTACCTGCTGGGACTGTTCCGCCAGTTGTGGACGGAAATGGGCGGTCGCCTGGACGGCGGCCTGAGGGCGGGGCCGGCGCCGGCCGACGCCTGGCGCGCCGCGAGCCTGGAATCGCCGAGCCTGGCCGAAGTGGTGCGCGACATCAACAAGTACAGCAACAACGTGATGGCGCGCCAGCTGTTCCTCGGTCTGGCCACGGAAAACGGCACCGGCAGCGCCGCGGGCAGGCCGCTGCGGGCAGGCGATGCCGACCTCGCCGTACGCGCCTGGCTGGCGCGGAAGGGCCTGGACTTCCCGGAACTGGTGCTGGAGAACGGCGCCGGCCTGTCGCGCCGGGAACGCATTTCCGCCGCCCATCTGGCGCGTCTGCTGCAAGCGGCCCACGCCAGCCCGCTGATGCCCGAATTCGTCGCCTCCCTGCCGCTGGTGGGGATCGACGGCACCCTGAAGAAACGCATGAACGGCCACGACATCGCCGGCCACGCCCATCTCAAGACCGGCAGCCTGGACGACGTGAAGGCCATCGCCGGCTACGTGCAGGACCGGCGCGGCCGGGAGCGCATCGTGGTGTTCCTGGTCAACCACCCGCGCGCCGAGGCCGCGCAGGCGGCGCAGGACGCGCTGCTGCACTGGGTTTACATGGGCGACGCGGAGTAA
- a CDS encoding inorganic phosphate transporter, which yields MDPVFVLAVVLIVAVLIFDYTNGFHDAANIIASVIASRAMTPVQAVLVVGCCEFLGPLLGGTAVANTIGTFVDLADVPHLDSLLILLCGLFGATAWNLFTWWRGLPSSSSHALVGGLAGTVAVAVGMDHVVWGFAELARGHVTGVAKVILALLLSPLIGFWAGYGIHRAMRLLLSRARPSLNQGLRNAQFLTAAGLGFAHGANDAQKSMGILTLVLLLGGFIDRFEVPPWVMVASAASLTLGILSGGWRIVRTLGFAIYKVRPLHALDSQLASTAVILSASMIGAPVSTTHVVATSIMGIGASERPRAVRWAKAGEIAVTWVVTVPGAALTAILFHAILRAAMAPFGSIQ from the coding sequence ATGGACCCCGTATTCGTCCTGGCGGTGGTGCTGATCGTCGCCGTGCTGATCTTCGATTACACCAACGGCTTCCACGACGCCGCCAACATCATCGCCAGCGTGATCGCCTCGCGCGCCATGACGCCGGTCCAGGCGGTGCTGGTGGTCGGCTGCTGCGAATTCCTCGGTCCCCTGCTGGGCGGCACGGCGGTGGCCAACACCATCGGCACCTTCGTCGACCTCGCCGACGTGCCGCACCTGGATTCGCTGCTGATCCTGCTGTGCGGACTGTTCGGCGCCACCGCCTGGAATCTGTTCACCTGGTGGCGCGGCCTCCCCTCCTCGTCCTCGCACGCCCTGGTCGGCGGCCTGGCCGGCACGGTGGCGGTCGCGGTGGGCATGGACCACGTCGTCTGGGGCTTCGCCGAACTGGCCCGGGGCCATGTCACGGGCGTGGCCAAGGTGATCCTCGCCCTGCTGCTCTCGCCGCTGATCGGCTTCTGGGCCGGCTACGGCATCCACCGCGCGATGCGCCTGCTTTTGAGCCGGGCCCGGCCCTCGCTCAACCAGGGCCTGCGCAACGCCCAGTTCCTCACCGCCGCCGGGCTGGGTTTTGCCCACGGCGCCAACGACGCCCAGAAGAGCATGGGCATCCTCACCCTGGTGCTGCTGCTGGGCGGCTTCATCGATCGCTTCGAAGTGCCGCCGTGGGTCATGGTCGCCAGCGCCGCCTCGCTCACCCTGGGCATCCTCTCCGGCGGCTGGCGCATCGTCCGCACCCTGGGCTTCGCCATCTACAAGGTGCGGCCGCTCCACGCGCTGGATTCCCAGCTCGCCTCGACCGCGGTGATCCTCTCCGCTTCGATGATCGGCGCCCCGGTCTCCACCACCCACGTGGTGGCCACCTCGATCATGGGCATCGGCGCCTCGGAGCGGCCGCGCGCGGTGCGCTGGGCCAAAGCCGGCGAAATCGCCGTCACCTGGGTCGTCACCGTTCCCGGCGCGGCCCTCACCGCAATCCTGTTTCACGCCATTCTGCGCGCCGCCATGGCGCCCTTCGGGAGCATCCAATGA
- a CDS encoding DUF47 domain-containing protein, whose translation MNDPIPGEKSLLTRLFERFFPRMPDFFVLLHEQSRQVEHTVNLLVRYMESGDDCAEVGQQIRQDEHAADKVKVHNIHTLNEAFSTPIDREDLYRAIVHLDEIVNYCKDTVSEMDALGVKPDAFTLQMAQHLQEGTAALRAGFEKLGKNPAESATDADLARRAERKVEKLYRKALAQLFQGDDYIHMFKRREIYRHLTNAAERMAHCANTLHDIVVKMV comes from the coding sequence ATGAACGATCCGATCCCCGGTGAGAAGAGCCTGCTGACCCGTCTCTTCGAACGCTTCTTCCCCAGGATGCCGGACTTCTTCGTCCTGCTCCACGAGCAGAGCCGGCAGGTGGAGCACACCGTCAATCTGCTGGTGCGCTACATGGAAAGCGGAGACGACTGCGCCGAGGTGGGGCAGCAGATCCGCCAGGACGAGCACGCCGCCGACAAGGTGAAGGTGCACAACATCCACACCCTGAACGAAGCCTTCTCCACGCCCATCGACCGGGAAGACCTGTACCGGGCGATCGTGCACCTCGACGAGATCGTCAATTACTGCAAGGACACGGTGTCGGAAATGGACGCCCTGGGCGTCAAGCCGGACGCCTTCACCCTGCAGATGGCGCAGCATCTGCAGGAGGGCACCGCGGCATTGCGCGCCGGTTTCGAGAAACTGGGCAAGAACCCCGCCGAATCGGCCACCGACGCCGACCTGGCGCGGCGCGCCGAACGCAAGGTGGAAAAGCTCTACCGCAAGGCACTGGCGCAGCTGTTCCAGGGCGACGACTACATCCACATGTTCAAGCGGCGCGAAATCTACCGCCACCTCACCAACGCCGCCGAGCGCATGGCCCACTGCGCCAATACCCTGCACGACATCGTGGTGAAGATGGTGTGA
- a CDS encoding helix-turn-helix domain-containing protein produces the protein MNQFTVRTAAQLPTLLQAFRKDAGLTQSEAALRLGVTQQTYSALERNAEKVGAARLLKLLGILGVELVLSKPAADRKPPATQTSPHTPAW, from the coding sequence ATGAATCAGTTCACCGTACGTACGGCAGCACAGTTGCCGACCCTGCTCCAGGCGTTTCGCAAGGATGCCGGCCTCACGCAAAGCGAAGCGGCATTGCGCCTGGGCGTCACGCAGCAGACGTATTCCGCACTGGAGCGCAATGCCGAAAAGGTCGGCGCGGCACGGCTGTTGAAGTTGCTCGGCATCCTGGGGGTGGAACTCGTATTGAGCAAACCCGCCGCCGACCGGAAGCCCCCAGCGACTCAAACATCTCCCCACACCCCGGCCTGGTGA
- a CDS encoding type II toxin-antitoxin system HipA family toxin, whose protein sequence is MGRRSHARSLGLWMNGAFVGTWNLGAHGPDTLRYDLAWTQSEQGRPLSLSLPFMPGNEPHRGDKVRAYFENLLPDSKDIRERLARRYKTGATDAFSLLAEIGRDCVGALEILPPDQISAGLGPVQAEPLNEVQVAQALRETTSVNTLGLPDHDQDLRISIAGAQEKTALLHQDGQWCLPQGGTPTTHIFKLPLGLIGGMQLDMRDSVENEWLCALILREFGLPVAACQPRQFEDVKALVVERFDRAWWTSPAGDQRLIRLPQEDMCQAIGVSPSLKYEADGGPGMDRIMSVLDGSITRAQDRRTFFQAQLLFWMLCATDGHAKNFSLFLRPGGRYQLTPLYDVLSAYPILGEGVGKISPFKVRMAMAVRSRNAHWKMRDILRRHWRVVGQRHGVLTEDGRQVDFLIDEMIERTPRVVAAVHARLPPNFPMSVADSILNGLQNAADTLKG, encoded by the coding sequence ATGGGGCGCCGCTCGCACGCTCGTTCGCTCGGGCTCTGGATGAACGGGGCCTTTGTCGGCACATGGAACCTGGGCGCGCACGGTCCGGACACATTGCGGTACGACCTTGCCTGGACACAGTCGGAGCAAGGACGGCCCCTGTCCCTGTCACTGCCTTTCATGCCGGGCAACGAGCCTCATCGCGGCGACAAGGTCCGCGCCTACTTCGAGAATCTGCTGCCCGACAGCAAGGACATCCGCGAGCGCCTGGCCCGCCGCTACAAGACAGGCGCGACCGACGCGTTCTCGCTGTTGGCGGAAATTGGCCGGGACTGTGTTGGCGCACTGGAAATCCTGCCACCGGATCAGATCAGCGCAGGGCTCGGGCCGGTACAGGCAGAGCCTCTGAACGAGGTCCAAGTCGCACAGGCGCTGCGAGAAACGACAAGCGTCAACACGCTGGGCCTGCCGGACCACGATCAAGACCTCCGCATCTCGATCGCGGGCGCGCAGGAGAAGACGGCGCTGCTCCATCAAGACGGCCAGTGGTGCCTGCCGCAAGGCGGCACGCCCACCACGCATATTTTCAAGCTGCCATTGGGGCTGATTGGCGGCATGCAGCTCGACATGCGCGACTCGGTCGAAAACGAGTGGTTGTGCGCACTGATCCTCAGGGAGTTCGGTTTGCCCGTGGCGGCCTGTCAGCCGCGACAGTTCGAGGACGTGAAGGCCCTGGTGGTGGAACGCTTCGACCGTGCCTGGTGGACGAGTCCGGCTGGCGACCAACGGCTCATTCGCCTGCCTCAGGAAGACATGTGCCAAGCCATCGGGGTGTCGCCGAGCCTCAAGTACGAAGCGGACGGCGGGCCGGGCATGGATCGCATCATGAGCGTGCTGGACGGCTCGATCACGCGCGCGCAAGACCGCCGCACCTTCTTCCAGGCCCAATTGCTGTTCTGGATGCTGTGCGCAACCGATGGCCATGCAAAAAACTTCAGCCTCTTCCTTCGGCCAGGAGGGCGCTACCAGTTGACGCCGCTTTACGATGTGCTGTCGGCCTACCCGATCCTGGGTGAAGGGGTTGGAAAAATTTCGCCCTTCAAGGTCAGGATGGCCATGGCGGTGCGTTCAAGGAATGCGCACTGGAAAATGCGGGACATCCTGCGTCGACATTGGCGGGTGGTGGGGCAGCGCCATGGGGTCTTGACCGAAGACGGGCGCCAGGTCGACTTTCTGATCGATGAAATGATCGAGCGAACACCACGGGTCGTCGCCGCCGTGCACGCCCGACTTCCGCCGAACTTCCCGATGTCGGTCGCCGACAGCATCCTGAACGGCCTGCAAAACGCTGCCGACACGCTCAAGGGCTAG
- a CDS encoding exodeoxyribonuclease III: protein MRIVTANLNGIRSAATKGFFDWMAVHGADVICLQELKAQAADLDQRMRAPAGYHGHFHYAEKKGYSGVGIYSRRAPDRVIEGIGHAAFDAEGRYLRADWGNLSVISLYVPSGSSSPERQEVKFEFMDEFFPVLAGLRAEGREIVICGDWNIAHREIDLKNWKGNLKNSGFLPEERAWLSRVFDEQGWVDVYRRLHPEATGEAYTWWSNRGQARAKNVGWRIDYQIATPGLATAAQAAGVYKEQRFSDHAPLTVDYDFPW from the coding sequence ATGCGCATCGTCACCGCCAATTTGAACGGCATCCGTTCCGCCGCCACCAAGGGTTTCTTCGACTGGATGGCCGTCCACGGGGCCGACGTGATCTGCCTGCAGGAGCTCAAGGCCCAGGCCGCCGACCTGGATCAGCGGATGCGCGCGCCGGCCGGCTACCACGGCCATTTCCATTACGCCGAGAAGAAGGGCTACAGCGGCGTCGGCATCTACAGCCGGCGCGCGCCGGACCGGGTGATCGAGGGCATCGGCCACGCCGCCTTCGACGCCGAGGGGCGCTATCTGCGCGCCGACTGGGGCAATCTGTCGGTGATTTCGCTCTACGTGCCGTCCGGCTCCAGCTCGCCGGAGCGGCAGGAGGTCAAGTTCGAGTTCATGGACGAGTTCTTCCCGGTACTCGCCGGCCTCAGGGCCGAGGGCCGCGAGATCGTGATCTGCGGCGACTGGAACATCGCCCACCGGGAAATCGATCTCAAGAACTGGAAGGGCAACCTGAAGAACTCCGGCTTCCTGCCCGAGGAGCGCGCCTGGCTGTCGCGGGTGTTCGACGAGCAGGGCTGGGTCGATGTCTATCGGCGCCTCCATCCCGAGGCCACCGGCGAGGCTTACACTTGGTGGTCCAACCGCGGCCAGGCGCGGGCCAAGAACGTCGGCTGGCGCATCGACTACCAGATCGCCACGCCGGGCCTCGCCACCGCCGCGCAGGCCGCCGGGGTCTACAAGGAGCAACGCTTTTCCGACCACGCGCCGCTGACGGTCGATTACGACTTCCCCTGGTGA
- the pyrE gene encoding orotate phosphoribosyltransferase translates to MTNQDLSHDFLAFACAKGVLRFGEFTTKAGRLSPYFFNAGLFNDGDSMARLCDFYARAIVASGVQFDVLFGPAYKGIPLATGIAISLSRLGRNVPYAYNRKEAKDHGEGGTLVGAPLTGRVLIVDDVISAGTSVRESVELIRAAGALPAGVVIALDRQERGSGSLSAVQEVEQNYQMPVVAVAALRDLIAYLQGNPELERNLDAVVRYRKQYGIQET, encoded by the coding sequence ATGACGAATCAGGATCTTAGCCACGACTTTCTCGCCTTCGCCTGCGCCAAGGGGGTGCTGCGTTTCGGCGAATTCACCACCAAGGCCGGGCGGCTCTCGCCCTACTTCTTCAACGCCGGCCTGTTCAACGACGGCGACTCCATGGCTCGCCTGTGCGACTTCTACGCCCGCGCCATCGTCGCTTCCGGCGTCCAGTTCGACGTCCTGTTCGGCCCGGCCTACAAGGGCATCCCCCTGGCCACCGGCATCGCCATCAGCCTCTCGCGCCTGGGCCGCAACGTACCCTACGCCTACAACCGCAAGGAAGCCAAGGATCACGGCGAAGGCGGCACCCTGGTCGGCGCGCCGCTGACGGGCCGCGTGCTGATCGTCGACGACGTAATCTCCGCCGGCACCTCGGTGCGGGAATCGGTGGAGCTGATCCGCGCCGCCGGCGCCCTGCCGGCCGGCGTGGTGATCGCCCTGGACCGCCAGGAGCGCGGCAGCGGCAGTCTCTCCGCGGTGCAGGAAGTGGAGCAGAACTACCAGATGCCGGTGGTCGCCGTGGCGGCCCTGCGGGACCTGATCGCCTATCTGCAGGGCAACCCCGAGCTGGAACGCAATCTGGACGCAGTGGTCCGCTATCGCAAACAGTACGGAATCCAGGAGACCTGA
- the gatB gene encoding Asp-tRNA(Asn)/Glu-tRNA(Gln) amidotransferase subunit GatB, with translation MQWEAQWEVVIGLETHAQLQTQSKIFSGAATAFGAAPNAQACAVDIALPGVLPVLNREAVVCAIKFGLAVGAEIAPRSIFARKNYFYPDLPKGYQISQFEIPVVSGGGLAIRVGQGENATDKFVHLTRAHLEEDAGKSLHEDFHGKTGIDLNRAGTPLLEIVSEPDMRSAAEAVAYAKALHGLVTWIGICDGNMQEGSFRCDANVSVRRPGAPLGTRREIKNLNSFRFLEQAINYEIQWQINEIEEGRRIQQATVLFDPDTGETRAMRSKEDAQDYRYFPDPDLLPLEIKADWIAEVKAGLPELPGAMQQRFEADYGLSAYDAATLTATRDTARYFEEAVSAAGKANAKLCANWVMGEIAARLNKVDLEIAAAPVTAAQLAGVILRIADNTVSNKIAREVFDALWNGEGQSADAVIEAKGLKQITDSGAIEAIIDEVLAANQKSVEEFRAGKEKAFNALVGQAMKATKGKANPQQVNELLRAKLAG, from the coding sequence ATGCAGTGGGAAGCTCAGTGGGAAGTAGTGATCGGGCTGGAAACCCATGCCCAGCTCCAGACCCAATCGAAAATCTTTTCCGGCGCCGCCACCGCCTTCGGCGCCGCGCCCAACGCCCAGGCCTGCGCGGTGGACATCGCCCTGCCCGGCGTGCTGCCGGTGCTGAACCGCGAAGCCGTGGTCTGCGCCATCAAGTTCGGTCTGGCCGTCGGTGCCGAGATCGCGCCCCGCTCCATCTTCGCCCGCAAGAACTACTTCTACCCCGACCTGCCCAAGGGCTACCAGATCAGCCAGTTCGAGATCCCCGTGGTCTCCGGCGGCGGCCTCGCCATCCGCGTCGGCCAGGGAGAAAACGCGACGGACAAATTCGTTCATCTGACCCGCGCCCACCTCGAGGAGGATGCCGGCAAGTCGCTGCATGAGGATTTTCACGGCAAGACCGGGATCGACCTCAACCGCGCCGGCACGCCGTTGCTGGAGATCGTCTCCGAGCCCGACATGCGCTCCGCCGCCGAGGCCGTGGCCTACGCCAAGGCGCTGCACGGCCTGGTCACCTGGATCGGCATCTGCGACGGCAACATGCAGGAAGGCAGCTTCCGCTGCGACGCCAACGTCTCCGTGCGCCGCCCCGGCGCGCCCCTGGGCACCCGGCGCGAGATCAAGAACCTCAACTCCTTCCGCTTCCTCGAACAGGCGATCAACTACGAGATCCAGTGGCAGATCAACGAGATCGAGGAAGGCCGCAGGATCCAGCAGGCCACCGTGCTGTTCGACCCCGACACGGGCGAGACCCGCGCCATGCGCAGCAAGGAGGACGCCCAGGACTACCGCTACTTCCCCGATCCCGACCTGCTGCCGCTGGAGATCAAGGCCGACTGGATCGCCGAGGTGAAGGCGGGCCTGCCCGAACTGCCCGGCGCCATGCAGCAGCGCTTCGAGGCCGACTACGGCCTCTCCGCCTACGATGCGGCGACGCTGACCGCGACGCGCGATACCGCCCGCTATTTCGAGGAGGCCGTCTCCGCCGCCGGCAAGGCCAATGCCAAGCTCTGCGCCAACTGGGTGATGGGCGAGATCGCCGCGCGCCTCAACAAGGTCGACCTGGAAATCGCCGCCGCCCCCGTCACTGCCGCCCAACTGGCCGGGGTGATCCTGCGCATCGCCGACAACACCGTCTCCAACAAGATCGCCCGGGAGGTCTTCGACGCCCTGTGGAACGGCGAAGGCCAGTCTGCCGATGCGGTGATCGAGGCCAAGGGCCTCAAGCAGATCACCGACAGCGGCGCCATCGAGGCCATCATCGACGAAGTGCTGGCCGCCAACCAGAAATCCGTCGAGGAGTTCCGCGCCGGCAAGGAGAAGGCCTTCAACGCCCTGGTGGGCCAGGCCATGAAGGCCACCAAGGGCAAGGCCAATCCCCAGCAGGTGAACGAACTGCTGCGCGCCAAGCTGGCCGGCTGA
- the gatA gene encoding Asp-tRNA(Asn)/Glu-tRNA(Gln) amidotransferase subunit GatA — MINASLKQLSAALAAKQVSAVELATLFLDRIEKLNPVYNAFVTVDRERTLVQAAAADARRAAGEAGPLLGIPLAHKDIFCTEGWLSSCGSKMLSNFVSPYDATVVARLKAAGMVTLGKVNMDEFAMGSSNETSHYGPVKNPWDVNRVPGGSSGGSAATIAARLAPVVTGTDTGGSIRQPASLCGLTGLKPTYGVCSRYGMIAFASSLDQAGPMAKSAEDCAWLLSAMAGFDERDSTSLERPAEDYGRDLEKPLSGLRIGLPKEFFGPGMDDDVRAAVEAALDQYRKLGATTVEVSLPNSGLSVPAYYVIAPAEASSNLSRFDGVRYGHRAAEYADLADMYSKTRAEGFGAEVQRRILIGTYVLSHGYYDAYYLKAQKIRRLIANDFTEAFKVCDVIASPASPSVAFRFGEKSADPVQMYLSDIYTISTNLAGLPGMSLPCGFGQGNMPVGLQLIGPWFGEAKMLNAAHQYQQHTDWHLRMPQGI; from the coding sequence ATGATCAACGCTTCCCTGAAACAACTCTCCGCCGCCCTGGCGGCGAAGCAGGTGTCCGCCGTCGAACTGGCGACCCTGTTCCTCGACCGCATCGAAAAACTCAACCCCGTCTACAACGCCTTCGTCACCGTGGACCGGGAGCGGACCCTGGTCCAGGCGGCGGCGGCGGACGCCCGCCGCGCCGCTGGTGAAGCGGGTCCGCTGCTGGGCATCCCCCTGGCCCACAAGGACATCTTCTGCACCGAAGGCTGGCTCTCCAGCTGCGGCTCGAAGATGCTGTCCAACTTCGTCAGCCCCTACGACGCCACCGTGGTCGCCAGGCTCAAGGCGGCCGGGATGGTGACCCTGGGCAAGGTGAACATGGACGAGTTCGCCATGGGCTCCTCCAACGAGACCTCCCACTACGGTCCGGTGAAGAACCCCTGGGACGTGAATCGCGTACCCGGCGGCTCCTCGGGTGGCTCCGCAGCCACCATTGCCGCCCGCCTTGCCCCCGTAGTGACCGGCACCGACACCGGCGGCTCGATCCGCCAGCCCGCCAGCCTGTGCGGCCTCACGGGCTTGAAGCCGACCTACGGCGTCTGTTCCCGCTACGGCATGATCGCCTTCGCATCGAGCCTGGACCAGGCCGGTCCCATGGCCAAGTCCGCCGAGGACTGCGCCTGGCTGCTCTCCGCCATGGCCGGCTTCGATGAGCGCGATTCCACCTCCCTGGAGCGCCCCGCCGAGGACTACGGCCGCGACCTGGAAAAGCCGCTTTCCGGCCTGCGCATCGGTCTGCCCAAGGAATTCTTCGGCCCCGGCATGGACGACGACGTGCGCGCCGCCGTCGAGGCGGCCCTCGACCAGTACCGCAAGCTGGGCGCCACCACCGTGGAGGTCAGCCTGCCCAACTCCGGCCTCTCGGTGCCCGCCTACTACGTGATCGCCCCGGCCGAGGCCAGCTCCAACCTCTCCCGCTTCGACGGCGTGCGCTACGGCCACCGCGCCGCCGAGTACGCCGACCTGGCGGACATGTACAGCAAGACCCGCGCCGAGGGCTTCGGCGCCGAGGTCCAGCGCCGCATCCTGATCGGCACCTACGTGCTGTCCCACGGCTACTACGACGCCTACTACCTGAAGGCGCAGAAGATCCGCCGCCTGATCGCCAACGATTTCACCGAAGCCTTCAAGGTCTGCGACGTGATCGCCAGCCCCGCTTCGCCCTCGGTGGCCTTCAGGTTCGGCGAGAAGAGCGCCGATCCGGTGCAGATGTACCTGTCCGACATCTACACCATTTCCACCAATCTCGCCGGCCTGCCCGGCATGTCCCTGCCCTGCGGCTTCGGCCAGGGCAACATGCCCGTCGGCCTGCAACTGATCGGCCCCTGGTTCGGCGAAGCGAAGATGTTGAACGCCGCCCACCAGTACCAACAGCACACCGACTGGCATCTGCGCATGCCTCAAGGAATCTGA
- the gatC gene encoding Asp-tRNA(Asn)/Glu-tRNA(Gln) amidotransferase subunit GatC, with the protein MSLTLDEVGRIARLARIELSPAQLETTRDQLNGIFSFIEQLQAVDTAGIEPMAHALDVVQRLRPDVVTETDRRDAFQAVAPETEAGLYLVPKVIE; encoded by the coding sequence ATGTCCCTGACCCTTGATGAGGTCGGCCGGATCGCCCGGCTGGCCCGTATCGAACTGTCTCCGGCGCAGCTCGAGACCACCCGCGACCAGCTCAACGGCATTTTTTCCTTCATCGAACAGCTCCAGGCCGTCGACACGGCGGGCATCGAGCCCATGGCCCACGCGCTCGACGTGGTGCAGCGCCTGCGCCCCGACGTCGTGACCGAAACCGACCGCCGCGACGCCTTCCAGGCCGTGGCCCCGGAAACCGAGGCCGGCCTGTATCTCGTGCCCAAGGTCATCGAGTGA
- a CDS encoding rod shape-determining protein, with protein MFGFLRSYFSNDLAIDLGTANTLIYVRGSGIVLDEPSVVAIRTEGGPNAKKTIQAVGASAKQMLGKTPGNITAIRPMKDGVIADFTVTEQMLKQFIKKVHDSRLFSPSPRIIICVPCGSTQVERRAIRESALGAGASQVYLIEEPMAAAIGAGLPVSDATGSMVVDIGGGTTEVGVISLGGMVYAGSVRVGGDKFDEAIIAYIRRNYGMLIGETTAEQIKKEIGSAFPGSEVKELEVKGRNLAEGIPRSFTISSNEILEALTDPLNQIVGAVKVALEQTPPELGADIAEKGMVLTGGGALLRDLDRLLMEETGLPVLVADDPLTCVVRGSGMALEKMDKLGSIFANE; from the coding sequence ATGTTCGGATTCCTCCGTTCCTATTTTTCCAACGACCTGGCCATCGACCTGGGCACCGCCAACACCCTGATCTACGTCCGCGGCAGCGGCATCGTCCTGGACGAGCCCTCCGTGGTGGCGATCCGCACCGAGGGCGGCCCCAATGCCAAGAAGACCATCCAGGCCGTGGGCGCTTCCGCCAAACAGATGCTGGGCAAGACGCCGGGCAACATCACCGCCATCCGTCCGATGAAGGACGGGGTGATCGCCGACTTCACCGTCACCGAGCAGATGTTGAAGCAGTTCATCAAGAAGGTGCATGACTCGCGCCTGTTCTCCCCCAGCCCGCGCATCATCATCTGCGTGCCCTGCGGCTCGACCCAGGTGGAGCGCCGGGCGATCCGCGAATCGGCGCTGGGCGCCGGCGCCAGCCAGGTGTACCTGATCGAGGAGCCGATGGCCGCGGCCATCGGCGCCGGCCTGCCGGTGTCGGACGCCACCGGCTCGATGGTGGTGGACATCGGCGGCGGCACCACCGAGGTGGGCGTGATCTCCCTGGGCGGCATGGTCTATGCCGGCTCGGTGCGGGTCGGCGGCGACAAGTTCGACGAGGCCATCATCGCCTACATCCGCCGCAACTACGGCATGCTGATCGGCGAGACCACCGCCGAGCAGATCAAGAAGGAGATCGGCTCCGCCTTCCCCGGCTCCGAGGTCAAGGAACTCGAAGTCAAGGGCCGCAACCTGGCCGAGGGCATCCCCCGTTCCTTCACCATCTCCTCCAACGAGATCCTCGAAGCCCTGACCGATCCGCTGAACCAGATCGTCGGCGCGGTGAAGGTGGCCCTGGAGCAGACCCCGCCCGAGCTGGGCGCGGACATCGCCGAGAAGGGCATGGTGCTCACCGGCGGCGGCGCCCTGCTGCGCGACCTCGACCGGCTGCTGATGGAAGAGACCGGCCTGCCGGTGCTGGTGGCGGACGATCCCCTGACCTGCGTGGTGCGCGGCTCCGGCATGGCCCTGGAAAAGATGGACAAATTGGGCAGTATTTTCGCCAACGAGTGA